A section of the Hevea brasiliensis isolate MT/VB/25A 57/8 chromosome 17, ASM3005281v1, whole genome shotgun sequence genome encodes:
- the LOC131175426 gene encoding putative vesicle-associated membrane protein 726, which produces MGQQSLIYSFVSCGNVILAEYTEFSGNFNSIAFQCLRKLPTTNNKFTDNCDAHSFNYLVDNGYTMGRGRKRQLPELTLDVSTELPEIDGNSPECCGSKAEQGGGDVLPQGKEQSTENKSTTV; this is translated from the exons ATGGGCCAGCAATCGTTGATCTACTCATTCGTTTCATGTGGAAATGTGATTCTTGCTGAGTACACAGAATTCAGTGGCAATTTCAATTCCATAGCGTTTCAGTGCCTCCGGAAGCTCCCTACCACCAACAATAAGTTTACTGACAACTGCGATGCCCACTCCTTCAATTACCTCGTCGACAATGGCTACA CCATGGGACGTGGTAGAAAGCGGCAGCTACCGGAGTTAACCCTCGATGTATCGACGGAACTGCCAGAAATCGACGGCAATTCCCCGGAGTGTTGTGGATCCAAGGCGGAACAAGGAGGCGGCGATGTTTTGCCACAGGGAAAGGAGCAATCTACGGAAAATAAGAGCACTACAGTGTAA